CTTGGTCCAAGGATCCCACACAATGGGGACATCGTATGTGTCTAGTCTGCTGGCTGTGTCTAGCCACAGTATATAAATTGTGCTATATTGAATAGCTTATGTGCAGGAAGTTAGAGATTTTGTATTAATTATTAAGAAGTCAAGGGTAAAAGAAACAGTAAGATCTGTTTGAAATCTACTGCCATAATTCAGGCAAGAGCTGATGGTGGCTTGGATGGTATGAGAGTAGAGAAAATGAGAAGCAAATGCCCATGAGTGAGACAACTCACACAGTGAGCTGGGTATTGTGAGAAGAATTTCCTACGAGGGGGTTTGCCacagaaagggaagggagaacAGGAAGCATTCAGAGACCTGGAAAAGTTGATACACAGTgaaaggagtttgggatgaaaaCAAGGCCTTGTCATTCTGGACCACCCAAACTAGGAAGATCCTTGAAGAGATCATCTAACCTAACTTCCTCTTATTACTGATGAGAAGCCTGAGACACAGAGATAAGCATGGACTTACTCAAAGCCATACAGCAAGTtggtggcagaaccaggacctaCATCTACAAGACTGTGCTTCCTCACCATGTTCTCATGGGACCTGGACCAGCTAGAATAGTTTGGAGCCAATGAGCTAcatgaagggaagggaaaggaaatacaATGACCACTGACTGGGCACTTTGTGTACCCATCACCACAGGGGTCACTTTTCGTATGTTTAAACCTTTACTTTTTGCAAAGTAGGCActgcttttcccattttccaCGTGATAAAAGTGAGGCTCGAGAAGGTTAAGGAACCTACCCCTAGAAACAGGGTAGAATACAGATCTGGTTAAAAGCCAAGCATGTTTACGTGGATTTCCGCATGGGCTGGGATTCTGCTGTAGTGGGATCCTACCTGGAGTGTGAGCACAGGTAAAGGACTGGCACTTTTCATGCACAGTCGTATGTTTATTTAGGAAACAGCCCTGCCCAGGGAACTGGGCTCAAGTTCAAGATCGGTTGATTCAATAAGGCACCCCTGCAAGCAAAGCTGGAAGAACAGAGGCTTCAACTCCTTTCCATGGGTAAgaaaattttgtataaaatagGGATAGTGACCTTAAGAGAGAGCAACCTAGGCTGGAGGGCTTGGGCCTGCTGGCCGTGGGGAGCTACAAGAGATCTGGGAGAGGGAAATGTTATTATACCTTGGGAGAGGCTGACCCTGTAGGACCCCCATCACAGTAAATGTCCAACAGGGCATCTGGAATTCAGGCCCCAGAACCCAAGGCCCCATTCCTTTCTTTCATACAGCAGCCCACCGAAACCTGGCCTCGGAGATCTTCTGTATATGCTGCAAATGCTGTGAGGAACCCAATGCCACAGATGACTCCAAGATCCCCAGTCAAACCCCGGAGCTTCAGCCATCAAAGCATGGTAGGTACCAGGCAAAAACACCCTGCCTGGCCTCTCGAGGCCTCATTTTGCTCATCCCCCTTCCTGCTGAGATACCCTCAgatttctttcagcttttgaTTGAATAATTCCAACCCAAAATGAGGTGAAGATTGGGTGGTTAAGtatccaaatcaataaacaatagggcctccctggtggcgcagtggttgagagtccacctgccgatgcgggggacacgggttcgtgccccggtccgggaagatctcacatgccgcggagcggctgggcccgtgagccatggccgctgagcctgcacgtccggagcctgtgctccgcaacgggagaggccacagcagtgagaggcctgcgtaccacaaaaaaaaaaaaaaaaaaaaaaaattaataaataaacaaataaacaatagaGCTTAAAAATCTTGAAACTTAAAGTGTGATTCATGAACCAGGAacattggcatcacctgggagcttgttaaagcTGCACTTTCAGACCCTACTCCAGTCCTACCAAGTCAGAACCTACGTTTTAACATGACCCACAGGGAAACCTGAACATACATCATAGTCTGAGAATCACTTGTCTAAAGACTATAAAGATAGCAGTTAAACTCTGCCTTTGGGGCTGGGGTTAGATCCAATCAGCTCTGCCACAGAATTGGGCAAGTCACGTACCCTTTcactctgagcttcagtgtccctacctgtaaaatggggatattcaTACTGTATTATTACTTTTCAGGATcactgggaggattaaatgagggaaTATATAGAAGCACCAAGCACAGGGCTTGCACTAGGTAGGCATTCAACAAAGGTCAACAAATGGAAACTATGGTATATAGGTACTGGCCAGGATAGGATAGGCTCTGCTGCTAAAACAAATATGCCTTTAAATCTCAATCATTTAAATGAAACGAAAGTGTATTTCTTGCTCATGCAAAGTCTATCACACATCTATTTTCATCTTTAGTCAGAGCATCTGGAACACACAGTTTCCAAGGCCACCATGtataagaggagagagagagagagagagagagagagaaggcatcCTGACCTTCAGTTTGTAATTACATCCTTCTTGATGATCCAGGAAAAAAGGTCATAGTGGAGAAGACTGGGGGTCAAAATCAGCAatttcagacagaaaaaaaaaaaagcattattgtCAAGATCAGGCAAAGCTAGGACTGACAAACACACAGTTGGGCGGTGAGTGGTGGGGTCAGGGAGGCTGGTCAGGCAGCTGGCACAATCCTACTAGGAGACAGGACAGTTcaatggcagaaaaaaaattctcatggcATATTTTGCCAGCAATCCATAGCAGGGGCCTTTAAAATACTTCCCCTGAAAATAATTTCACGATAAAAACCAAGAAACTTAAAAATGTCAGTCCCTTTGTCCAAGATGATAATAATGGTAATTACTGAGCCCCAATTACATGCAAGGCACTGTCGAGGCCCAAGGGACCCAGCTGTGATCAGATAAGTCCCCTACTGTTTCAGAGCTTACACACTAGAAAAGTGATCTTATTTAATCTCTGTAATAACTCTAAGAAGTGGACCTGATTATCCAGAATGGATATATCATTTTGCAGGTCTGAAAACACAGACAGAGAGAGGTGAAGCAATTTGTTCAAGGTATGCGGCTAGAAAAGGACAGTCGTTTATTACAGAATACAGCTTAGTCTGTTGACAAGATTGTATGTTATTCTTTTAAGAATCTAGGAGTATGTCAAAACAAAGCCTTCAATACAACAGTGGTCATCACAATGGTATTTACGGTAGTGAAATTTGAAAGCAGTCTAAACACCCAACAATAGAACATTGGTTAAATAAATCCTGAATTAtccataaaattcttaaaatttagtgacgtgagaaaaatgtttatgataTGTAAAAAGTGAAATGCATGCATAATATACAGGATGTGATGGACTATGTAGAAATGTGCATATAGGCAAACACTGGAGCTGTGATCATATCTGAGGGGAGGGGTGTTTGGGGCTTTTTTTCCTACTTCATATTCTTCAATATTTCCTAGCTTTTCTATAATGGGTATGCATTATatttataaacaggaaaaaagtaaactttatattttaaaaagaatacatattttgaATCCAGTGCCTGCTTATGAGGCAGAGAACTCAGAAGACTAGAGGACGCAGACTCAGGTACTCCCCACCCCACGATAATCACCACTGGTCCATGTGCCCTGCTCCAGTTGGCAAAACGCCTTCACCTCTGAGCCTCCCCACATGACCACGTGGAATTACCATTGCCAGGTCTGCAGAAGGATGAGCTTGACGGACAAAATCTCAAGCAAGATAATGAAGCGTCCCACGTGATTTGGGGAAACTCCCTGCTCCATCCAGAAAAGAGAACATCCTATTTCAGCAGCAGTGAGTTTGAGGGTGAGTTCCAAACTGGGGTCCTAACACTGACCAGGAAactctgggggagggggcctTGCCCTAATGACCAAACCCCAATTTGATATTGAGCTAAGTGGGGTGACAGGACTGCTCCCTTCAGGAAGCTGCAGTCACATTCTAGGACACACTGGACAGAGTCCAGGGGTCTAAGACCTGGCTGCAGGACCCTCTGAGCTGGGAATTGCAGGAGGAGCAGGAGGTCTGGGAAGAAAGAACACATATCCACACTTTCCTTCTAAGCCCTTGTGGCACTGTCTTATATGTGTATTGCATGTGATTGTTTGCTTCACGTCTGCTTCGGCCACCAGACGATAAGTGCCAGGAGGGCAGGGCCGACATCACTTTTGTTCCTCCAAACTCAACCAGGTACATGGCAAATAAACATGCCAGAAAATGCTTGTGGATTGAGCGTAGTCCAGTGGGGGGAGAAATGCCTCTGGTTCCTGGAGTGTAGCCACATCCAGAaagaaggaatgcagccccatTGATGGGCACCCACACTGTACCCAGGTGATCTCACATAGCTCACAACCACCCTATTAGGCTGGCTGTTAAGAGGTAAGCGTCATCCAGCCCAGTCACCTCAGAATTCTCGTAACAGCTAAACCCTCCTGGCAAACAAAATTTCAAAGTCCAATTTCTATAAAAAATCTAAGGGGTCCTGCTCTACTCGAATTGGGGGTGAGGGTCTGGGAGCCCCCctagctcccctcccctccacagggCTCCATGGAGCATAGTTTAAAAATCCCCCTCtcgatggacttgaggacacggggagggggaagggtaagctgggactaagtgagagagtggcatggacatacatacactaccaaacgtaaaatagatagctagtgggaagcagccgcatagcacagggagatcagctcagtgctttgtgaccacctagagggatgggatagggagggtgggagggagatgcaagagggaggagatatggggatatatgtatagctgattcactttgttatacagcagaaactaacacaacactgtacagcaattatactccaataaagatgttaaaaaaaaaaaaaacacctctcacTGTGTAGAGAAGGCTTTGGCCCACAGTGGGAAGGGACTTTCCAAAGGCCCAGCAGAGAGTAGTGTTAACGTCAGAACCATTATGGGCCCAATTCTTCTATTTTCCAGGCCACTGCACTTTGCAAGACACCCTGCTGTCATTGAATGCTCCAATGGGGTACCAATGCGTCCCAGGCCAGGATCCACGTGGCTCACACAGTATTCCAGAAACTGACAATGACCAGGGATGGAGGCGACCAGAACAGTCCCCCCAGGCCCAAAGCAAAGCCTTCACTCAGtgtgatttttccctttcttctttcagaTGTGAATTCACATGTTTCCAAAAGAGGATTTCACAAGAGAAATCTAAGCCGCTACTCCCAGGATCGCTGGCCGTAACAGCCATGCCTCATTGGGAGACCCTGAACATTCTAGACGGCAGCCCCCTCGCAGGTCTCCGAGGCTGCACGGCTGCTGGAGGGTCTCCGGCAGGAAGGGGGCGGTGAACAGGGCCCATGAAGACTGATTCGGAAACTCCCCAGAGGAGGAGAAGATGTCTGAGCCATCCCTGTGCCTCCAACAAGAGTCACTTCGGCTcctggagaagccactgcagaggAGCTGCCTCCAATTAAAGTCCTTAGTTGCATCTTAGGCCTGGGTCCCTCCTCtattcccctctcccagccctacTGCTGAGATTCCCTTGAATATAGAACAATTAGAATTAGGCATCTCTTATTAAGAAATGAGGTCTGATTCTAAAACACTTTCAGTCACTCCTT
This region of Delphinus delphis chromosome 6, mDelDel1.2, whole genome shotgun sequence genomic DNA includes:
- the TEX48 gene encoding LOW QUALITY PROTEIN: testis-expressed protein 48 (The sequence of the model RefSeq protein was modified relative to this genomic sequence to represent the inferred CDS: substituted 1 base at 1 genomic stop codon), whose translation is MGRELHPALQTRIPSAKGLRPTLHLGAMQKRSTTLQFKMAAAGRVQRRCTRHCDLEPAHRNLASEIFCICCKCCEEPNATDDSKIPSQTPELQPSKHGLQKDELDGQNLKQDNEASHVIWGNSLLHPEKRTSYFSSSEFEDVNSHVSKRGFHKRNLSRYSQDRWPXQPCLIGRP